The window AATGAAGCACTTCTTTGATTTCGTTGAGTGATTTTCGACCGAAATTTTTTGTCTTGAGCATCTCGCTGTCAGTTTTCTGGACAAGCTGGTAAATAGTATGGATTCTGGCATTTTTAAGGCAGTTTGAACTGCGGACCGAAAGTTCGAGCTCATCTACGGAACGATAGATATTCTCATTGAATCCTTTTTCGCCTTCATCGGCTTTATATTCCGATTCATCGGGTTCAAGTTCTTCATCAAAATTGATGAATGGATTCATCTGTTCCTTAAGGATTTTTGCTCCGTAGGCGACGGCATCATCAGGTGTGACACTGCCGTCTGTCCAGACTTCAAATGTCAGTTTGTCATAGTCGGTCTTTTGACCAATACGTGATGTGCCCACCACGTATTTTACACGTTTAATGGGAGAAAACGCTGAATCAATGGGGATGGTTCCGATGGGTGCATCGTCATCCTTGTTCGCTGATGACAGGGCGTACCCCTTGCCGGTTTTTACGACCATGACAATATTGAGTTTCCCATTTTTATTTACCGTGGCAATATGCTGTGCCGGGTTAAGAATTTTAACCCGGCCGTCCGGACTGACGATGTCTGCCCCGGTAACTTCGGCCTCGCCGGTGACATTAAGGGTCAGTATTTTTTCCTCTGGATCGTCGACTTTGAGCTTTAATTCTTTTAAATTAAGAATGATCTCGGACACATCCTCTCTGATGTCCGAAATAACGCTGTACTCGTGAAGTGCATCATCGAATTTCACGGAGACTATAGCTGCACCATAAATTGATGACAAAATAATTCGCCGAAGTGAATTACCAATGGTGATCCCGTATCCTCTTTCGAGGGGTTCACACACAAACTTGCCATAGGTGGAAGTTGTGGTAACATCAAGCTTTTCCGGCTTGATCATCTCTCG is drawn from uncultured Desulfobacter sp. and contains these coding sequences:
- a CDS encoding DNA-directed RNA polymerase subunit alpha; its protein translation is MSSENLAYVNWREMIKPEKLDVTTTSTYGKFVCEPLERGYGITIGNSLRRIILSSIYGAAIVSVKFDDALHEYSVISDIREDVSEIILNLKELKLKVDDPEEKILTLNVTGEAEVTGADIVSPDGRVKILNPAQHIATVNKNGKLNIVMVVKTGKGYALSSANKDDDAPIGTIPIDSAFSPIKRVKYVVGTSRIGQKTDYDKLTFEVWTDGSVTPDDAVAYGAKILKEQMNPFINFDEELEPDESEYKADEGEKGFNENIYRSVDELELSVRSSNCLKNARIHTIYQLVQKTDSEMLKTKNFGRKSLNEIKEVLHSMDLSLGMDLEGIEPPEDVNTQEGE